Proteins encoded by one window of Arabidopsis thaliana chromosome 2, partial sequence:
- a CDS encoding Acyl-CoA N-acyltransferases (NAT) superfamily protein (Acyl-CoA N-acyltransferases (NAT) superfamily protein; FUNCTIONS IN: N-acetyltransferase activity; INVOLVED IN: metabolic process; LOCATED IN: chloroplast; EXPRESSED IN: 22 plant structures; EXPRESSED DURING: 13 growth stages; CONTAINS InterPro DOMAIN/s: GCN5-related N-acetyltransferase, C-terminal (InterPro:IPR022610), GCN5-related N-acetyltransferase (InterPro:IPR000182), Acyl-CoA N-acyltransferase (InterPro:IPR016181); Has 464 Blast hits to 464 proteins in 173 species: Archae - 12; Bacteria - 273; Metazoa - 3; Fungi - 7; Plants - 122; Viruses - 0; Other Eukaryotes - 47 (source: NCBI BLink).) codes for MRSTPLGTTAVSPASIKHNSYGYGRFVSSSGVSNFSIHRRRRHSSFSISQAPSQINSGACNASQIVDLFPAVSPEIVVREARLEDCWEVAETHCSSFFPGYSFPLDVVLRVDRLMAMVMGFSIPPGCQRTCLVAVIGSSVDETICFGSDDFKIGAFDAKISLNKGYVAGILTVDTVADYLPRKGPLRQRRTGIAYVSNVAVRENFRRKGIAKRLIWKAEALAKNWGCRAIGLHCDLNNLGATKLYKDQGFRSIKIPEGATWPQPKTSPDTRFTFMMKLVNNNNTQALEQFR; via the exons ATGCGGAGCACACCGTTGGGGACGACGGCGGTTTCACCAGCTTCAATCAAACACAACTCTTATGGGTATGGCCGCTTCGTTTCCTCTTCAGGAGTCTCTAATTTCTCTATCCATCGTCGGAGACGCCACTCGTCGTTTTCTATCTCTCAAGCTCCTTCACAAATCAACTCAG GAGCTTGCAATGCAAGTCAAATAGTTGATCTTTTTCCAGCGGTTTCACCTGAAATCGTTGTTCGTGAAGCACGGTTAGAGGACTGTTGGGAGGTGGCAGAGACTCATTGCAGCTCTTTCTTCCCGGGATATTCGTTCCCGCTTGATGTTGTTCTAAGAGTAGATAGGTTAATGGCAATGGTGATGGGATTTTCTATTCCACCTGGGTGCCAGAGGACTTGTTTAGTGGCTGTGATAGGTAGTTCAGTAGATGAAACCATCTGCTTTGGAAgtgatgatttcaaaattgGAGCTTTTGATGCAAAGATCAGCTTAAACAAAGGTTATGTTGCTGGAATCTTGACTGTTGATACTGTGGCTGATTACCTTCCAAGAAAAGGACCTCTCCGCCAGAGAAG GACCGGGATCGCTTATGTATCAAATGTGGCAGTTCGAGAGAATTTCCGGCGCAAAGGAATAGCCAAGAGACTCATATGGAAAGCAGAGGCTTTAGCCAAGAACTGGGGATGTAGAGCTATCGGCCTTCACTGTGATCTCAACAACTTAGGAGCAACTAAACTTTACAAAGATCAAGGTTTCAGATCCATCAAGATCCCTGAAGGAGCGACTTGGCCTCAACCGAAGACATCTCCTGACACCAGGTTTACCTTCATGATGAAGCTAgtgaacaacaacaatacacAAGCTCTTGAACAGTTTCGGTAA
- a CDS encoding O-acyltransferase (WSD1-like) family protein (O-acyltransferase (WSD1-like) family protein; FUNCTIONS IN: molecular_function unknown; INVOLVED IN: biological_process unknown; LOCATED IN: cellular_component unknown; CONTAINS InterPro DOMAIN/s: O-acyltransferase, WSD1, C-terminal (InterPro:IPR009721), O-acyltransferase, WSD1, N-terminal (InterPro:IPR004255); BEST Arabidopsis thaliana protein match is: O-acyltransferase (WSD1-like) family protein (TAIR:AT5G37300.1).), producing the protein MYTMKKGKDMAKEEQETAAIEPLSPVSQLFVSPSLYCFIIFTLGFQTRCNPSTIVEGVKNTWIKLPRFSSKVEIKKNGKASWVPVSVRVEDHVVVPDLDYSNIENPDQFIEDYTSKLANTPMDMSRPLWELHLLNIKTSNAESLAIGKFHHSLGDGMSLISLLLASSRKTSDPDALPTTAATRKHASSNKKSWWLVGRFWFMIRIIFTTVVELFKYLLTLCFMRDTKTPLMGKTGDAIRSRKVIHRIVSFDDVKLVKNNMDMKVNDVLLGMTQAGLSRYLSRKYDEDMVVEKKKNLEKIRLRGTVFVNLRADTKLEDLANMMAKGSKCRWGNFVGVIIFPLWVRSEDDPLEYVRRAKSTMDIKKLSIESLICYGLIKLTRKILGGKVVETLVRRLFDHTTLTFSNVMGPDEDISFFDHPMSYVAASALGGPQALIIHYVTYVNKIVINLAVDTSVIRDPHLLCDDLVESLDIIKLAAMEKGVHKMEV; encoded by the exons ATGTATACTATGAAAAAGGGAAAAGACATGGCGAAAGAGGAGCAAGAAACAGCGGCAATAGAGCCACTTAGCCCGGTTTCACAGTTGTTTGTTTCGCCGAGTCTCTACTGCTTCATTATTTTCACTTTAGGGTTCCAAACTAGATGCAACCCATCCACCATTGTTGAAGGTGTCAAGAACACATGGATCAAGCTCCCTCGCTTCTCTAGCAAAGTG gagataaagaaaaatggaaaagcgTCTTGGGTTCCTGTTAGTGTTCGAGTAGAAGATCATGTTGTTGTTCCAGATCTTGATTATTCCAACATTGAAAATCCTGATCAATTTATAGAAGACTATACTTCGAAATTAGCTAATACTCCGATGGACATGTCCCGACCTTTATGGGAACTTCATTTACTTAATATAAAGACATCAAATGCAGAATCTTTAGCTATAGGAAAATTTCATCATTCTCTTGGCGATGGGATGTCTCTTATATCTCTTCTATTAGCTAGTTCACGGAAAACATCAGATCCTGACGCTTTGCCTACTACCGCGGCTACAAGAAAGCATGCCAGTTCCAATAAAAAGAGTTGGTGGTTGGTTGGaagattttggtttatgataAGAATCATTTTCACTACTGTTGTTGAATTGTTTAAGTATTTGCTTACACTATGTTTTATGCGGGACACTAAAACTCCCCTAATGGGTAAAACGGGTGATGCAATACGATCTAGAAAGGTTATACATCGGATAGTAAGCTTTGATGATGTCAAGTTGGTGAAGAACAACATGGATATG aAAGTGAATGATGTTCTTCTTGGAATGACACAGGCAGGTCTCTCAAGATATTTGAGCAGGAAATATG ATGAAGATATGGTGGtcgagaagaaaaaaaacttggagAAAATCCGTCTTCGTGGTACAGTATTCGTAAATTTAAGAGCAGACACAAAACTCGAG gATTTGGCGAATATGATGGCAAAAGGTTCAAAGTGTAGATGGGGAAACTTCGTAGGTGTTATTATATTTCCTTTATGGGTGAGATCCGAAGATGATCCGTTGGAATACGTTCGACGAGCCAAATCTACTATGGATATCAAAAAACTGTCCATAGAATCACTTATTTGCTATGGACTCATCAAACTTACCAGAAAAATACTCGGGGGAAAg GTAGTAGAAACTCTTGTTAGGAGACTATTTGATCATACGACATTGACATTTTCTAATGTGATGGGTCCAGACGAAgatataagtttttttgacCATCCAATGTCTTACGTAGCAGCAAGCGCATTAGGTGGACCACAA GCTCTTATTATCCATTACGTAACCTATGTAAACAAGATTGTCATCAATCTAGCAGTAGACACATCAGTGATTCGAGACCCTCATCTACTATGTGATGATTTGGTAGAATCGCTCGATATCATCAAACTTGCTGCCATGGAGAAAGGAGTTCATAAAATGGAGGTTTGA
- a CDS encoding O-acyltransferase (WSD1-like) family protein, whose amino-acid sequence MFQEIKKNGKASWVPVSVRVEDHVVVPDLDYSNIENPDQFIEDYTSKLANTPMDMSRPLWELHLLNIKTSNAESLAIGKFHHSLGDGMSLISLLLASSRKTSDPDALPTTAATRKHASSNKKSWWLVGRFWFMIRIIFTTVVELFKYLLTLCFMRDTKTPLMGKTGDAIRSRKVIHRIVSFDDVKLVKNNMDMKVNDVLLGMTQAGLSRYLSRKYDEDMVVEKKKNLEKIRLRGTVFVNLRADTKLEDLANMMAKGSKCRWGNFVGVIIFPLWVRSEDDPLEYVRRAKSTMDIKKLSIESLICYGLIKLTRKILGGKVVETLVRRLFDHTTLTFSNVMGPDEDISFFDHPMSYVAASALGGPQVSIANHVILVYQLFFVEITKNCGEIK is encoded by the exons ATGTTCCaggagataaagaaaaatggaaaagcgTCTTGGGTTCCTGTTAGTGTTCGAGTAGAAGATCATGTTGTTGTTCCAGATCTTGATTATTCCAACATTGAAAATCCTGATCAATTTATAGAAGACTATACTTCGAAATTAGCTAATACTCCGATGGACATGTCCCGACCTTTATGGGAACTTCATTTACTTAATATAAAGACATCAAATGCAGAATCTTTAGCTATAGGAAAATTTCATCATTCTCTTGGCGATGGGATGTCTCTTATATCTCTTCTATTAGCTAGTTCACGGAAAACATCAGATCCTGACGCTTTGCCTACTACCGCGGCTACAAGAAAGCATGCCAGTTCCAATAAAAAGAGTTGGTGGTTGGTTGGaagattttggtttatgataAGAATCATTTTCACTACTGTTGTTGAATTGTTTAAGTATTTGCTTACACTATGTTTTATGCGGGACACTAAAACTCCCCTAATGGGTAAAACGGGTGATGCAATACGATCTAGAAAGGTTATACATCGGATAGTAAGCTTTGATGATGTCAAGTTGGTGAAGAACAACATGGATATG aAAGTGAATGATGTTCTTCTTGGAATGACACAGGCAGGTCTCTCAAGATATTTGAGCAGGAAATATG ATGAAGATATGGTGGtcgagaagaaaaaaaacttggagAAAATCCGTCTTCGTGGTACAGTATTCGTAAATTTAAGAGCAGACACAAAACTCGAG gATTTGGCGAATATGATGGCAAAAGGTTCAAAGTGTAGATGGGGAAACTTCGTAGGTGTTATTATATTTCCTTTATGGGTGAGATCCGAAGATGATCCGTTGGAATACGTTCGACGAGCCAAATCTACTATGGATATCAAAAAACTGTCCATAGAATCACTTATTTGCTATGGACTCATCAAACTTACCAGAAAAATACTCGGGGGAAAg GTAGTAGAAACTCTTGTTAGGAGACTATTTGATCATACGACATTGACATTTTCTAATGTGATGGGTCCAGACGAAgatataagtttttttgacCATCCAATGTCTTACGTAGCAGCAAGCGCATTAGGTGGACCACAAGTAAGTATAGCTAATCATGTCATACTTGTATATCAACTATTTTTTGTAGAAATCACTAAAAACTGTGGTGAAATCAAGTAA
- a CDS encoding O-acyltransferase (WSD1-like) family protein: protein MFQEIKKNGKASWVPVSVRVEDHVVVPDLDYSNIENPDQFIEDYTSKLANTPMDMSRPLWELHLLNIKTSNAESLAIGKFHHSLGDGMSLISLLLASSRKTSDPDALPTTAATRKHASSNKKSWWLVGRFWFMIRIIFTTVVELFKYLLTLCFMRDTKTPLMGKTGDAIRSRKVIHRIVSFDDVKLVKNNMDMKVNDVLLGMTQAGLSRYLSRKYDEDMVVEKKKNLEKIRLRGTVFVNLRADTKLEDLANMMAKGSKCRWGNFVGVIIFPLWVRSEDDPLEYVRRAKSTMDIKKLSIESLICYGLIKLTRKILGGKVVETLVRRLFDHTTLTFSNVMGPDEDISFFDHPMSYVAASALGGPQALIIHYVTYVNKIVINLAVDTSVIRDPHLLCDDLVESLDIIKLAAMEKGVHKMEV from the exons ATGTTCCaggagataaagaaaaatggaaaagcgTCTTGGGTTCCTGTTAGTGTTCGAGTAGAAGATCATGTTGTTGTTCCAGATCTTGATTATTCCAACATTGAAAATCCTGATCAATTTATAGAAGACTATACTTCGAAATTAGCTAATACTCCGATGGACATGTCCCGACCTTTATGGGAACTTCATTTACTTAATATAAAGACATCAAATGCAGAATCTTTAGCTATAGGAAAATTTCATCATTCTCTTGGCGATGGGATGTCTCTTATATCTCTTCTATTAGCTAGTTCACGGAAAACATCAGATCCTGACGCTTTGCCTACTACCGCGGCTACAAGAAAGCATGCCAGTTCCAATAAAAAGAGTTGGTGGTTGGTTGGaagattttggtttatgataAGAATCATTTTCACTACTGTTGTTGAATTGTTTAAGTATTTGCTTACACTATGTTTTATGCGGGACACTAAAACTCCCCTAATGGGTAAAACGGGTGATGCAATACGATCTAGAAAGGTTATACATCGGATAGTAAGCTTTGATGATGTCAAGTTGGTGAAGAACAACATGGATATG aAAGTGAATGATGTTCTTCTTGGAATGACACAGGCAGGTCTCTCAAGATATTTGAGCAGGAAATATG ATGAAGATATGGTGGtcgagaagaaaaaaaacttggagAAAATCCGTCTTCGTGGTACAGTATTCGTAAATTTAAGAGCAGACACAAAACTCGAG gATTTGGCGAATATGATGGCAAAAGGTTCAAAGTGTAGATGGGGAAACTTCGTAGGTGTTATTATATTTCCTTTATGGGTGAGATCCGAAGATGATCCGTTGGAATACGTTCGACGAGCCAAATCTACTATGGATATCAAAAAACTGTCCATAGAATCACTTATTTGCTATGGACTCATCAAACTTACCAGAAAAATACTCGGGGGAAAg GTAGTAGAAACTCTTGTTAGGAGACTATTTGATCATACGACATTGACATTTTCTAATGTGATGGGTCCAGACGAAgatataagtttttttgacCATCCAATGTCTTACGTAGCAGCAAGCGCATTAGGTGGACCACAA GCTCTTATTATCCATTACGTAACCTATGTAAACAAGATTGTCATCAATCTAGCAGTAGACACATCAGTGATTCGAGACCCTCATCTACTATGTGATGATTTGGTAGAATCGCTCGATATCATCAAACTTGCTGCCATGGAGAAAGGAGTTCATAAAATGGAGGTTTGA
- a CDS encoding Acyl-CoA N-acyltransferases (NAT) superfamily protein produces the protein MRSTPLGTTAVSPASIKHNSYGYGRFVSSSGVSNFSIHRRRRHSSFSISQAPSQINSGACNASQIVDLFPAVSPEIVVREARLEDCWEVAETHCSSFFPGYSFPLDVVLRVDRLMAMVMGFSIPPGCQRTCLVAVIGSSVDETICFGSDDFKIGAFDAKISLNKGYVAGILTVDTVADYLPRKGPLRQRRFAFRLSFYFCRQALCLCS, from the exons ATGCGGAGCACACCGTTGGGGACGACGGCGGTTTCACCAGCTTCAATCAAACACAACTCTTATGGGTATGGCCGCTTCGTTTCCTCTTCAGGAGTCTCTAATTTCTCTATCCATCGTCGGAGACGCCACTCGTCGTTTTCTATCTCTCAAGCTCCTTCACAAATCAACTCAG GAGCTTGCAATGCAAGTCAAATAGTTGATCTTTTTCCAGCGGTTTCACCTGAAATCGTTGTTCGTGAAGCACGGTTAGAGGACTGTTGGGAGGTGGCAGAGACTCATTGCAGCTCTTTCTTCCCGGGATATTCGTTCCCGCTTGATGTTGTTCTAAGAGTAGATAGGTTAATGGCAATGGTGATGGGATTTTCTATTCCACCTGGGTGCCAGAGGACTTGTTTAGTGGCTGTGATAGGTAGTTCAGTAGATGAAACCATCTGCTTTGGAAgtgatgatttcaaaattgGAGCTTTTGATGCAAAGATCAGCTTAAACAAAGGTTATGTTGCTGGAATCTTGACTGTTGATACTGTGGCTGATTACCTTCCAAGAAAAGGACCTCTCCGCCAGAGAAGGTTCGCTTTTCGCCTTAGCTTTTATTTCTGTCGTCAAGCACTGTGCCTCTGTTCTTAA
- a CDS encoding Acyl-CoA N-acyltransferases (NAT) superfamily protein (Acyl-CoA N-acyltransferases (NAT) superfamily protein; FUNCTIONS IN: N-acetyltransferase activity; INVOLVED IN: metabolic process; EXPRESSED IN: 22 plant structures; EXPRESSED DURING: 13 growth stages; CONTAINS InterPro DOMAIN/s: GCN5-related N-acetyltransferase, C-terminal (InterPro:IPR022610), GCN5-related N-acetyltransferase (InterPro:IPR000182), Acyl-CoA N-acyltransferase (InterPro:IPR016181); Has 35333 Blast hits to 34131 proteins in 2444 species: Archae - 798; Bacteria - 22429; Metazoa - 974; Fungi - 991; Plants - 531; Viruses - 0; Other Eukaryotes - 9610 (source: NCBI BLink).), translating to MGACNASQIVDLFPAVSPEIVVREARLEDCWEVAETHCSSFFPGYSFPLDVVLRVDRLMAMVMGFSIPPGCQRTCLVAVIGSSVDETICFGSDDFKIGAFDAKISLNKGYVAGILTVDTVADYLPRKGPLRQRRTGIAYVSNVAVRENFRRKGIAKRLIWKAEALAKNWGCRAIGLHCDLNNLGATKLYKDQGFRSIKIPEGATWPQPKTSPDTRFTFMMKLVNNNNTQALEQFR from the exons ATGG GAGCTTGCAATGCAAGTCAAATAGTTGATCTTTTTCCAGCGGTTTCACCTGAAATCGTTGTTCGTGAAGCACGGTTAGAGGACTGTTGGGAGGTGGCAGAGACTCATTGCAGCTCTTTCTTCCCGGGATATTCGTTCCCGCTTGATGTTGTTCTAAGAGTAGATAGGTTAATGGCAATGGTGATGGGATTTTCTATTCCACCTGGGTGCCAGAGGACTTGTTTAGTGGCTGTGATAGGTAGTTCAGTAGATGAAACCATCTGCTTTGGAAgtgatgatttcaaaattgGAGCTTTTGATGCAAAGATCAGCTTAAACAAAGGTTATGTTGCTGGAATCTTGACTGTTGATACTGTGGCTGATTACCTTCCAAGAAAAGGACCTCTCCGCCAGAGAAG GACCGGGATCGCTTATGTATCAAATGTGGCAGTTCGAGAGAATTTCCGGCGCAAAGGAATAGCCAAGAGACTCATATGGAAAGCAGAGGCTTTAGCCAAGAACTGGGGATGTAGAGCTATCGGCCTTCACTGTGATCTCAACAACTTAGGAGCAACTAAACTTTACAAAGATCAAGGTTTCAGATCCATCAAGATCCCTGAAGGAGCGACTTGGCCTCAACCGAAGACATCTCCTGACACCAGGTTTACCTTCATGATGAAGCTAgtgaacaacaacaatacacAAGCTCTTGAACAGTTTCGGTAA
- a CDS encoding O-acyltransferase (WSD1-like) family protein (O-acyltransferase (WSD1-like) family protein; CONTAINS InterPro DOMAIN/s: O-acyltransferase, WSD1, C-terminal (InterPro:IPR009721), O-acyltransferase, WSD1, N-terminal (InterPro:IPR004255); BEST Arabidopsis thaliana protein match is: O-acyltransferase (WSD1-like) family protein (TAIR:AT5G37300.1); Has 952 Blast hits to 940 proteins in 139 species: Archae - 2; Bacteria - 706; Metazoa - 10; Fungi - 0; Plants - 218; Viruses - 0; Other Eukaryotes - 16 (source: NCBI BLink).): protein MYTMKKGKDMAKEEQETAAIEPLSPVSQLFVSPSLYCFIIFTLGFQTRCNPSTIVEGVKNTWIKLPRFSSKVKVNDVLLGMTQAGLSRYLSRKYDEDMVVEKKKNLEKIRLRGTVFVNLRADTKLEDLANMMAKGSKCRWGNFVGVIIFPLWVRSEDDPLEYVRRAKSTMDIKKLSIESLICYGLIKLTRKILGGKVVETLVRRLFDHTTLTFSNVMGPDEDISFFDHPMSYVAASALGGPQALIIHYVTYVNKIVINLAVDTSVIRDPHLLCDDLVESLDIIKLAAMEKGVHKMEV from the exons ATGTATACTATGAAAAAGGGAAAAGACATGGCGAAAGAGGAGCAAGAAACAGCGGCAATAGAGCCACTTAGCCCGGTTTCACAGTTGTTTGTTTCGCCGAGTCTCTACTGCTTCATTATTTTCACTTTAGGGTTCCAAACTAGATGCAACCCATCCACCATTGTTGAAGGTGTCAAGAACACATGGATCAAGCTCCCTCGCTTCTCTAGCAAAGTG aAAGTGAATGATGTTCTTCTTGGAATGACACAGGCAGGTCTCTCAAGATATTTGAGCAGGAAATATG ATGAAGATATGGTGGtcgagaagaaaaaaaacttggagAAAATCCGTCTTCGTGGTACAGTATTCGTAAATTTAAGAGCAGACACAAAACTCGAG gATTTGGCGAATATGATGGCAAAAGGTTCAAAGTGTAGATGGGGAAACTTCGTAGGTGTTATTATATTTCCTTTATGGGTGAGATCCGAAGATGATCCGTTGGAATACGTTCGACGAGCCAAATCTACTATGGATATCAAAAAACTGTCCATAGAATCACTTATTTGCTATGGACTCATCAAACTTACCAGAAAAATACTCGGGGGAAAg GTAGTAGAAACTCTTGTTAGGAGACTATTTGATCATACGACATTGACATTTTCTAATGTGATGGGTCCAGACGAAgatataagtttttttgacCATCCAATGTCTTACGTAGCAGCAAGCGCATTAGGTGGACCACAA GCTCTTATTATCCATTACGTAACCTATGTAAACAAGATTGTCATCAATCTAGCAGTAGACACATCAGTGATTCGAGACCCTCATCTACTATGTGATGATTTGGTAGAATCGCTCGATATCATCAAACTTGCTGCCATGGAGAAAGGAGTTCATAAAATGGAGGTTTGA
- a CDS encoding Acyl-CoA N-acyltransferases (NAT) superfamily protein (Acyl-CoA N-acyltransferases (NAT) superfamily protein; FUNCTIONS IN: N-acetyltransferase activity; INVOLVED IN: metabolic process; LOCATED IN: chloroplast; EXPRESSED IN: 22 plant structures; EXPRESSED DURING: 13 growth stages; Has 32 Blast hits to 32 proteins in 12 species: Archae - 0; Bacteria - 0; Metazoa - 0; Fungi - 0; Plants - 32; Viruses - 0; Other Eukaryotes - 0 (source: NCBI BLink).): MRSTPLGTTAVSPASIKHNSYGYGRFVSSSGVSNFSIHRRRRHSSFSISQAPSQINSGACNASQIVDLFPAVSPEIVVREARLEDCWEVAETHCSSFFPGYSFPLDVVLRVDRLMAMVMGFSIPPGCQRTCLVAVIGSSVDETICFGSDDFKIGAFDAKISLNKGYVAGILTVDTVADYLPRKGPLRQRSQDRDRLCIKCGSSREFPAQRNSQETHMESRGFSQELGM; this comes from the exons ATGCGGAGCACACCGTTGGGGACGACGGCGGTTTCACCAGCTTCAATCAAACACAACTCTTATGGGTATGGCCGCTTCGTTTCCTCTTCAGGAGTCTCTAATTTCTCTATCCATCGTCGGAGACGCCACTCGTCGTTTTCTATCTCTCAAGCTCCTTCACAAATCAACTCAG GAGCTTGCAATGCAAGTCAAATAGTTGATCTTTTTCCAGCGGTTTCACCTGAAATCGTTGTTCGTGAAGCACGGTTAGAGGACTGTTGGGAGGTGGCAGAGACTCATTGCAGCTCTTTCTTCCCGGGATATTCGTTCCCGCTTGATGTTGTTCTAAGAGTAGATAGGTTAATGGCAATGGTGATGGGATTTTCTATTCCACCTGGGTGCCAGAGGACTTGTTTAGTGGCTGTGATAGGTAGTTCAGTAGATGAAACCATCTGCTTTGGAAgtgatgatttcaaaattgGAGCTTTTGATGCAAAGATCAGCTTAAACAAAGGTTATGTTGCTGGAATCTTGACTGTTGATACTGTGGCTGATTACCTTCCAAGAAAAGGACCTCTCCGCCAGAGAAG CCAGGACCGGGATCGCTTATGTATCAAATGTGGCAGTTCGAGAGAATTTCCGGCGCAAAGGAATAGCCAAGAGACTCATATGGAAAGCAGAGGCTTTAGCCAAGAACTGGGGATGTAG